The proteins below come from a single Mus musculus strain C57BL/6J chromosome 5, GRCm38.p6 C57BL/6J genomic window:
- the N4bp2l2 gene encoding NEDD4-binding protein 2-like 2 isoform X2 — protein MEAESQTLVFVLPQHWGGRDRGRVLKKSGYRFDKTKQKRNGTRKKRCNGFSENSLETLGNLAPGGQGPSQRQGEGTDEVKREPWRPLTGGLQNEAADCGNGCEEQSWQDRKILNSFQNTVSTVELDHTPRNCSPKEEKEERGSFLTLPSVPPASHHTSTQHLSCAVRDGCSGVRVGQHLRNRHNSALDSQGAFAKAQGSFMEKIEVKDKSLPDEFAVNHQRGTRMSEEVLRKEQGVRSNCWAFFTASLCDEDSQLRFESRPYLGSWPEGPHKFVCEQRPKKARSRRLTCPDSEEQFVKLISTSEGATGSESGPEILTEKKLLTDLSPKAETVGLPRNPGTDISSSRVPHLNPPEHPLESVKGTQPVQREICNLPPDSRLLGQTHINPEDEEKCDLLTESHGLNTFPQGKDISDIINKDERKQEVVIFDRHLPWFYLDNLLYDSPLSMTGKSCSYRLSFNRLGCAVYFYKNPVPSLTLHYLSAFCIVSLNNKRTLLTFKSQERVNRTLTDGGFIPSEVVSIRPDTVSSLRISSDRQFSNESFDGKLKIWETWEPVQCGLAEDSQNISRNGQSFGPLAQEFAFQPAKLLGSPGVAMEPLLPDDPTQDSL, from the exons ATGGAAGCAGAGAGCCAGACGCTGGTGTTCGTGttacctcagcactggggaggcagagacag AGGAAGAGTTTTGAAGAAAAGTGGATACAGGTttgacaaaaccaaacagaagagaaatgggacaagaaagaaaaggtgCAACGGTTTTAGTGAGAACTCACTGGAAACCTTAGGTAACCTTGCGCCTGGAGGTCAGGGTccatctcagaggcaaggggaaggCACGGACGAGGTCAAGAGAGAGCCATGGCGTCCTTTAACTGGTGGTCTACAGAATGAAGCCGCAGACTGTGGAAATGGCTGTGAAGAGCAAAGTTGGCAAGACAGAAAGATCTTAAACAGTTTCCAAAACACTGTGTCTACAGTTGAGTTGGACCACACACCTAGGAACTGCTCCcccaaggaggagaaagaggagaggggctCATTTCTAACTTTACCATCGGTACCACCTGCCTCTCATCATACAAGCACCCAGCATCTTTCATGTGCAGTGAGGGATGGCTGCTCAGGCGTGAGGGTGGGACAGCATCTGAGGAATAGACATAACTCAGCCTTAGACTCCCAGGGCGCATTTGCTAAAGCCCAGGGCTCCTTTATGGAGAAGATAGAGGTGAAGGATAAAAGTCTCCCAGATGAGTTCGCCGTGAATCATCAGCGTGGGACCAGAATGTCAGAGGAAGTTCTGAGAAAGGAACAAGGAGTCAGAAGCAATTGCTGGGCTTTTTTTACAGCTAGTTTGTGTGATGAAGACTCACAGCTCAGGTTTGAGAGTCGGCCATATTTGGGCAGTTGGCCAGAGGGACCTCATAAGTTTGTGTGTGAACAGAGACCCAAGAAAGCTAGGTCTCGCAGGCTGACCTGCCCCGATAGCGAGGAACAATTTGTTAAGTTGATTTCCACTTCTGAAGGAGCAACAGGCTCAGAAAGCGGCCCAGAAATACTGACAGAGAAGAAGCTACTGACAGACTTGTCTCCTAAAGCTGAAACTGTAGGTTTACCCAGAAACCCAGGAACAGATATCTCCAGCAGCCGTGTCCCCCATCTGAACCCCCCAGAGCACCCCTTAGAATCAGTGAAGGGTACACAACCGGTGCAGAGGGAAATTTGCAATTTGCCACCAGACTCTAGGTTACTGGGACAGACTCATATCAACCCTGAAGATGAGGAGAAATGTGACCTCTTAACAGAGAGTCATGGGCTGAACACTTTTCCTCAGGGGAAGGACATTTCTGATATAATCAATAAAgatgagagaaagcaagaagTGGTGATCTTTGACCGTCATCTGCCATGGTTTTACCTTGATAACCTTCTCTATGACTCTCCTCTAAGTATGACTGGGAAGTCTTGTTCTTATCGCCTGTCCTTTAACAGACTGGGGTGCGCTGTGTATTTTTATAAAAACCCTGTCCCTTCTCTCACGCTACATTACCTGTCTGCCTTTTGCATAGTATCtcttaacaacaaaagaacacTTTTGACTTTCAAATCTCAGGAAAGAGTGAATAGGACACTAACAGATGGCGGGTTCATTCCTTCAGAAGTTGTAAGTATCCGGCCTGATACTGTTAGCTCTCTGAGGATTTCTTCTGATCGTCAGTTTTCAAATGAGAGCTTTGACGGAAAGCTGAAGATATGGGAAACCTGGGAGCCAGTGCAGTGTGGACTTGCTGAGGACAGCCAAAACATAAGCAGGAATGGTCAGTCCTTCGGGCCACTAGCACAAGAATTTGCCTTTCAGCCAGCCAAACTTTTGGGATCTCCTGGAGTTGCAATgg AACCCTTGTTACCGGATGACCCAACACAGGATTCCCTTTGA